In Macrobrachium rosenbergii isolate ZJJX-2024 chromosome 16, ASM4041242v1, whole genome shotgun sequence, a single genomic region encodes these proteins:
- the LOC136847272 gene encoding uncharacterized protein isoform X2 gives MSLGSAYVRVVNATRVNVTQAFLRELMQSPSIALDIWGAGTLVLDSMPDPETDKFKKFKTFVGVGISDCYVPEVPKYFLRNRTRGGLRIKKSRVGNFRAGVLHNMEEMRYLVFEDSTIHSFEGSVATEGFVVLSKRQLHAWTGLVISNTTIDTIGSGTFNLTHKSDMEIAKVVNSTIGSLNKEAIILAGDIDVTIQKNVFQRMETEAIKVAVTGDVIFDKNEIANWEPGALEGLICHKRTSLEENTFRVQDPTDIAMNISTTPFHASCGNPQLFLVIKPQQPLALQINSTSSWILGFLLFLIVVGVVMAGVYLHQRQNLALHYYRNRGRLPLPGLRERKVSQENLPNGAEIDPSSEVTEEGVSNPIYVDVNESN, from the exons ATGAGTCTAGGAAGCGCGTACGTGAGGGTCGTGAACGCGACCAGAGTCAACGTGACCCAAGCCTTCCTCAGGGAGCTGATGCAGTCGCCCTCCATCGCTCTGGACATATGGGGCGCTGGGACCCTCGTTCTTGACTCAATGCCTGACCCGGAGACGGACAAATTCAAGAAATTCAAGACTTTCGTTG GAGTTGGTATCAGCGACTGTTACGTGCCAGAAGTACCCAAATATTTTCTTCGTAACAGGACGCGAGGAGGTTTGAGAATCAAGAAGAGTCGAGTTGGCAACTTTCGTGCAGGTGTTCTACATAACATGGAAGAG aTGAGATATTTGGTCTTTGAGGATTCAACTATACATTCCTTCGAAGGCTCCGTAGCCACAGAAGGATTTGTCGTCCTCAGCAAGAGACAGCTCCATGCCTGGACAGGCCTTGTTATATCTAATACCACAATTGATACTATCGGCTCTGGCACTTTCAATCTCACACATAAG tcTGACATGGAGATAGCAAAAGTGGTTAACAGCACAATCGGCAGTTTGAACAAGGAGGCCATAATCCTGGCCGGTGATATAGATGTGACAATTCAGAAAAATGTTTTCCAGAGAATGGAGACAGAAGCCATCAAG GTTGCGGTGACGGGAGACGTCATATTTGATAAGAACGAAATTGCCAACTGGGAGCCCGGCGCTCTCGAGGGTCTGATCTGCCACAAAAGGACATCGCTGGAAGAGAACACGTTCCGCGTTCAAGATCCGACGGACATCGCTATGAACATATCGACAACTCCTTTCCACGCTTCCTGCGGCAATCCCCAG CTGTTTTTAGTCATCAAGCCCCAGCAACCTTTGGCCCTCCAAATCAACTCCACGTCTTCGTGGATTCTCGGATTCCTCTTGTTCCTGATCGTTGTGGGAGTGGTAATGGCGGGAGTTTATCTCCATCAGCGCCAGAATCTGGCGTTGCATTACTACAGGAATCGAGGAAGGCTGCCTCTGCCTGGTCTGAGAGAACGGAAGGTTTCGCAGGAGAATCTCCCGAACGGCGCGGAGATTGACCCTTCTTCTGAAGTCACAGAAGAAGGAGTATCGAATCCCATTTACGTTGATGTTAATGAGAGCAACTAG